In the genome of Andrena cerasifolii isolate SP2316 chromosome 5, iyAndCera1_principal, whole genome shotgun sequence, one region contains:
- the Mrps11 gene encoding mitochondrial ribosomal protein S11: MIRSILRSSLCSLSRSKVSPIEKLIRVSRVTSPSSRGIHITSTDLKEFRVGSQKLRSTDVGKHVVMDGEGTVEVQSTSEEQLLHPDAFTPDMLFDNVPFKQLHIINIKSTPNNTIMTTTDAMGNVILLHTAGIEGFKNAKKGTNIAAQQAAITIGTRTLENDIKTVRVRVQGIGPGRMAAIKGLELAGLNIVSITDDTRVSDRPPRPRKQRRV, from the exons ATGATCCGATCCATTTTACGATCATCATTATGTTCTTTATCGAGATCGAAAGTGTCCCCTATCGAAAAGCTTATAAGGGTGTCACGCGTAACCTCTCCGAGTTCCAGAGGCATTCACATAACCTCAACTGATTTGAAAGAATTTCGAGTGGGCAGCCAAAAACTGAGATCTACAGACGTCGGGAAGCACGTAGTTATGGATGGAGAAGGCACTGTCGAAGTCCAGTCTACGTCTGAAGA GCAGTTGTTGCATCCGGATGCTTTCACGCCGGATATGCTTTTTGATAATGTACCGTTCAAGCAGTTACACATTATTAATATAAAGTCAACCCCCAATAATACCATAATGACTACAACTGATGCAATGG GGAATGTAATATTGCTGCATACGGCTGGTATCGAAGGGTTTAAGAATGCCAAAAAGGGTACCAACATTGCTGCGCAACAAGCTGCCATTACAATTGGCACA CGTACTCTTGAGAACGACATTAAAACAGTCAGAGTAAGAGTTCAAGGCATCGGGCCTGGTAGGATG GCTGCGATAAAAGGGCTTGAACTAGCCGGCTTGAACATTGTATCTATCACTGATGACACTAGAGTATCGGACCGTCCTCCAAGGCCAAGGAAACAGAGGAGGGTGTAA